In the genome of Dioscorea cayenensis subsp. rotundata cultivar TDr96_F1 chromosome 1, TDr96_F1_v2_PseudoChromosome.rev07_lg8_w22 25.fasta, whole genome shotgun sequence, one region contains:
- the LOC120258156 gene encoding uncharacterized protein LOC120258156, with amino-acid sequence MATKLSLHAEAYAMVLALNMQWKQFEISDLGNLSYFLRVEVSQDEKGVFISQKKYTLDLLRQYNMHNCRAAPTPMCTNTKLQIIDGSGDTEAGRYMNKPSKIHGGAAKRVLKYLAGFSDSDWDGSLDDRRSICNIVFKRQEVIALSTIEAKYIEISAAALKHCTTNEQHADLLTKALTVKKHDMLKKGAERSVNSLSPTYLMAFTSFAVNLLKCRQNSYGMGHWTIGVQNPSTFHNGVNHSSPPLKSWLVLFGYNFTVLMELWHGDLLA; translated from the exons ATGGCTACTAAATTGAGCCTTCATGCTGAAGCTTATGCCATGGTGTTGGCACTGAACATGC AGTGGAAGCAATTTGAAATATCAGATCTTGGTAATCTGAGTTATTTCTTACGTGTGGAAGTGAGCCAAgatgagaagggagtgtttaTCTCTCAGAAGAAATATACTTTGGATCTTTTGAGACAGTATAACATGCATAATTGCAGGGCAGCTCCTACACCAATGTGTACCAAcacaaaattacaaattattgaTGGCTCAGGAGATACAGAAGCAGGAAG ATATATGAACAAGCCTTCCAAGATCCATGGAGGTGCAGCAAAACGTGTCCTCAAATATCTCGCAG GGTTTTCGGATAGCGATTGGGATGGCAGTTTGGATGATCGGAGAAGTATCTGTAACATTGTGTTCAAGAGGCAGGAGGTTATAGCACTCTCTACAATTGAAGCTAAGTATATAGAAATTTCTGCAGCTGCCT TAAAGCACTGCACTACTAATGAGCAACATGCTGATCTACTCACCAAAGCCTTGACTGTAAAGAAGCATGACATGTTGAAAAAAG GCGCTGAAAGGTCTGTGAATTCATTATCTCCGACTTACCTAATGGCTTTTACTTCATTCGCTGTGAACCTATTGAAATGCAGACAAAACTCCTATGGGATGGGCCATTGGACCATCGGAGTGCAGAATCCTTCAACTTTTCATAATGGCGTGAATCATTCTAGCCCGCCTTTGAAAAGCTGGCTGGTACTGTTTGGATACAACTTCACCGTCCTCATGGAGCTTTGGCATGGAGATCTATTGGCTTGA
- the LOC120258165 gene encoding uncharacterized protein LOC120258165, translating to MTDNAHIHETPLSWMTPAINLASYASSGEPPPPPSWADIASAVHKRPVSSAPLDDATLAKLKASISDTVWVDGETKLCAHRRFQLALYGKLFGKSPPFETVKSILMGLWKPYGVFHLSDMPNAYLLIRCETETTKQQLLFGGPWTVNGLTLQLVPWQPYFEPAHTKLTRAIVWLQLHNLPVELWDGESLETITEPIGKLLKVDEFTLSLSRARYARVCLELDLARPLKRGFWLEDGIFKVFVVILYEHLPTFCYLCGMVGHGSTGCSSRLGSSPED from the exons ATGACTGACAATGCTCACATTCATGAGACTCCTCTTTCCTGGATGACTCCAGCAATCAATCTAGCTTCTTATG CGTCCTCTGGTGAACCACCTCCTCCCCCTTCCTGGGCTGACATTGCAAGTGCAGTTCATAAGCGTCCGGTATCGTCGGCTCCTCTGGATGATGCAACGCTTGCCAAGCTCAAAGCTTCAATCTCTGATACGGTTTGGGTGGATGGGGAGACGAAACTGTGTGCTCACCGGAGATTCCAATTGGCATTATATGGAAAGCTGTTCGGTAAATCTCCTCCCTTTGAAACGGTAAAATCCATTCTTATGGGGTTGTGGAAACCTTATGGGGTCTTCCACCTATCTGATATGCCGAATGCTTATTTGCTAATCCGTTGTGAAACTGAAACTACCAAACAGCAACTGCTCTTTGGTGGTCCTTGGACGGTGAATGGTCTTACCTTGCAGCTGGTACCCTGGCAGCCATACTTCGAACCAGCTCATACCAAGCTTACAAGGGCAATCGTGTGGCTTCAACTCCACAATTTGCCAGTTGAACTATGGGACGGTGAATCTCTTGAAACGATTACTGAGCCTATTGGTAAACTTTTAAAGGTTGATGAGTTTACATTATCTTTGTCAAGAGCCAGGTATGCTAGAGTGTGTTTAGAATTGGATCTTGCTCGTCCTTTGAAGAGGGGATTCTGGTTAGAAGATGggatttttaaagtttttgtaGTGATACTGTATGAGCATCTGCCCACTTTCTGCTATCTTTGTGGTATGGTTGGACATGGATCTACCGGCTGCAGCAGCCGACTTGGAAGCTCACCGGAGGACTAG
- the LOC120258175 gene encoding uncharacterized membrane protein F35D11.3-like, protein MPEDEKKKHCYLKGYDSQHHVALRLLATWLDIQWIKAEAMEIMVACFTMAAAIKEEIQSQENESEKSKWAKWKRGRIIGAAALTGGALLALTGVLLAWQLLPVLVLCLLHALGTLVPIVGAGGFAAMAIAAGSVARLVVVASSFGGRHRALLLFLTYDGRDAMMTVLGTLVTVLAWPITLLAATDFIDSKWSIALNRSEKEGKLLAEVLTKGLLGYRPVTLVGFSLGARVIFKCLQKLAASGDSEGIVERVVLLDAPIFVNSENWESVRKNP, encoded by the exons TTGAGACTCTTAGCAACATGGCTTGATATCCAATGGATAAAAGCG GAAGCTATGGAGATAATGGTTGCTTGCTTTACAATGGCTGCAGCTATAAAGGAAGAAATACAATCTCAAGAAAATGAATCAGAGAAAAGCAAATGGGCCAAATGGAAGCGTGGTAGAATCATTGGTGCAGCTGCATTGACTGGAGGGGCTTTGTTGGCTCTTACTGGA GTCTTGCTGGCCTGGCAATTACTGCCGGTTTTGGTGCTTTGTCTCCTACATGCATTAGGAACTCTAGTCCCAATTGTTGGGGCTGGTGGTTTTGCTGCTATGGCAATTGCTGCAGGATCAGTTGCTCGTTTAGTTGTTGTTGCCTCCTCATTTGGTGGAA GACACCGGGCCCTGCTGTTGTTTCT AACTTATGATGGGCGTGATGCCATGATGACTGTGTTAGGCACTCTTGTTACCGTCTTAGCTTGGCCAATTACATTACTTGCCGCTACTGACTTCATCGACAGCAAATGGTCTATTGCTCTTAATAG ATCAGAGAAAGAAGGAAAGCTACTTGCTGAAGTGTTAACAAAAGGCTTGCTGGGATACAG ACCAGTTACCCTTGTTGGGTTCTCATTAGGAGCAAGagttatatttaaatgtttGCAGAAACTTGCTGCATCGGGAGACAGTG AGGGGATTGTGGAAAGGGTTGTGCTTCTTGATGCACCAATTTTTGTGAACAGTGAAAACTGGGAGTCTGTTAGAAAG AATCCTTAA